The genomic window CTGCCGGTGGACACAGAGTCGAACGCTGCTCGAGCGCGGTTCAGCGCGATCAACGAGCTGCTCTCCCGCGAGGCCGGCTACTCGGTCGCGAAGAAGTGCCTCGAGGTGCAGGCCGCAGCGGAGCGTCGAGACCCCGCTCTGCGCACGGAGACCTCGGTCACGCTCAGCGATGACGCATGGTCCTGGTACGTCGGCGCCATCGGCGAGCGCGTCGTCGGTGAGATGCTCCGCGCGCTCGGGCCGGAATGGATGGTCCGACACGCTGTCCCGATCGGCTCCGGCACGAAGGACATCGATCATCTGGTGATCGGTCCCACCGGCGTCTACGCCATCAACACCAAGCATCACATCGGTGCGAGCATCTGGATCGGAGACCATGTGCTGCGGGTGAACAACGCGAACACCCCGCACATCGCAGCCGCGCGACGCGATGCCGATGACGTGACGGTTCGGCTCGCTCGGCACGCGGATTTCGGCGTTCACGTCGTTCCGGTGCTCGCTCTCGTCGGGCAGTCGACGATCACCGACGGCCGGAAGGGTCCACGATCGCATCCCGCGGTCGTCGATTCCCGTCGTCTCGTCGACTGGATGCTTCGTCAGCCGGCGTCGCATTCCTCGACGGAACTGGAGCTCATCCGTCTCGCGGCAGAGGAGCCGAGCACCTGGCACTCGGACCCCACAGCCGCGCAGACCAGTCGGGTCATGCAGCGGTTCGATCGTCTCGTTGGCGAGGTCGGCGCCGCACCGAAGCCGCGGCGGCGAATACCCGAGCAGCGCCCGGGCGTCGGCCGCGAGGAGAGCACGGTGCGCACGTCCTCGCGTCCGCCTGCTCGATCGGCGGCGCCGCGGCGACCTCGTGGCCCCGGAAAACGGGAGATCGCGCGGCGTGCGCGGCGGAACGAGACGATCATGAAGATGGTGGTGCTCGCTGTCGCGGCGATGACCGCGCCGGCGTGGCTGCCAGGGTTGATCGCCTCCTTCACGTCCGCACTCACTGGTGCGGTGCTCGGCGAATGAGAGCGGGGCGCGGAAGGGCGACCATGTCGTCTCTTCGCCGACGGTCGAAAAGCGAACACGAGGCGGCGCGTCGCAGGCCGCACGTCGCGGCGTGCGCGGTCAGGAGCAATACAGTCCCCCTAAAGGGGGCCTGACCGCCGACGTTCAGACCCCTAACCTGATGGCCGGGGGAACAAAATGTCGTATTTCGGGAATGCGACGGTGGCACGATCCGGGGGGATCACTGCCGTTGAGGAGCCGCTGGCGCGAGCCGCGGGTCAGGATGCCGCGGAGCGGTGCCTTCGGGCGCAGTCCGCGGCCGAGGCTCGCGACTACGCTCTGCGGGTCGGCGATCGGGTGCGCCTGCATCCGGATGCTCGGCCGTGGTTCCACCGCGCGCAGGGGGAGATCGAGCTGGGGCTCGTGCTCGCGATGCTCGGGCCGGAGTGGACGGCGCTGCACGCCGTTCCGCTCGGGCCCCACGCCGCGCTCGCCCACCTGCTGATCGGGCCCACCGGCGTGTACGCCGTCAGCGCCCAGCACCATCGCGGGCTCGACGTGCTGGTCGACGACGAGGGCCTCGTGGTCGGATCGCGCCGGCTCGCGCGCTGCACCGCGGGCGTGCACGAGGCCGCGGCCGCCGGCAGGCGCCTGGCTGCGGCGACCGGGGCGCAGGAGCCGGTCATCCCGGTCACCGTCATCGTCGGCGAGCGCTCGTTCACCGATGCCCGCACCGACGACCGCGACCAGCCGCACGTCATCTCGTCGCGCGACCTGCTCTCGTGGCTGCAGTGGCGGCCCGCCGCCGAGTCGTCGACGCGCCTGCAGCTCGTGCGCCTCGCCGCGGAGGAGCCTGAGACCTGGCACGCCGAGCCGAGCTCGGGGGGCAGCGCGGCGATCATGACGCGCTTCGCCCGACTGGGGGAGGGCGTCGCCCGTTCGGAGCAGCATCTCGGCTCGTTCGGCCGCACGCTGCCGACCGTCGTCGACCCCGCCGGCATCGACGCGCAGATCGACGCGGCTCTCGCCGCCGGACTCATCGGCGCGGGGGCCAGTGCGGTCGCGGCTCCGGCCGTGCGCGTGCGCCGCTCGGTGCGCTCGCACATCGCCGAGGCGCTCGTCGTCGTCGGGTTCGGCCTGCTGCCCGCGGCCGTCTTCGCCGTCGGTCTCGGCGTCTTCGTCTCCCACGGGATGGTGTTCTGAGCGCTGCGCTCGAGTGCGAGATCGGCGCCGCCCGGCGGTGCCGCCCCGCTGATGCGCGCTCCCCGGTGCAGCCCGTACAGTGGAGCGGTCAGCCTCTGTAGCTCAATGGAAGAGCAGTTCCGTCCTAAGGAAAGGGTTGGGGGTTCGAGTCCCTCCAGGGGCACCGGGTCACTCGACGACCCGCACCGTCCTCCACGTGTCGAACGCGATGACGCCCCCCACCACGATGAGGGAGAGCGACATCGAGGCGAGGACGTCGGTCGGCCAGTGGTAGCCGAGGTAGATGCGGCACGATGCCGTGGCGATCACCAGGATGCCCGTGATGAGGAACGCCCCGACGACCGAGAGCGGATTCCGCTGCCGGGAGAACACCAGGAACGTGGTGATGAGCAGGAAGTCGCACACGCCCATGACGTGCCCCGAGGGGAACGACGGCGTGTAGTCGACGTCGAGCAGCATTGAGGAGATGGGCGGCCTGTCCCGCCCGATGAGGGGTGCGAGGGTCTGCACGACGGCCACCCCCGCGATCATCCCGCCGGCGAGCAGCAGGGGTCGCCAGGCGTGCTTCGCGGCGAAACCCCACCACACCGTCGTCACGAGAACGATGATGGGCATCGCGATCGGCCCGAACGCGATCGCGATGACGGTCATGGCCACGGTGAGCTCGGGCGAGCGCATGCCCTGCAGCCAGCCCTGCACGGGCACGTCGATGACGGAGAGCCCGTCGCTCTCGCGCACGGAGTCGAGGATGGCGAGGAAGGCGAGGAGGCCGACCGTGACGAGCACGATCGCGATGATGAAGAGGTCGCGGCGGGCGGAGCCGCGAACCGTGCGCACCTCGACGACGAACTTCTCGTGGAAGCGGCGCACCGCTCCCGGGCGTCCCTGATCCTCTGAGCTCACGAGGCCCTCTCCCGTCGGGATCCCCTTCGGATCGGCGCCACCGTATCGCGCGAGCGCCCGTTGCGCCCGCATTCCGGCGGGAGGGCGGGCGCCCCGCGAGGCGCCCGCCCCGTTGCTCACGCCGTCAGGATGACCTTGAGCGCCTTCGTCTCGGCGGCGCGGCCGAAGGTGTCGTAGGCGCTGAGGATGTCGTCGAGCGCGAAATGGTGGCTGATGAAGCCGTTGACGGCGAGCCGGCCCTGCGCGAGGAGCTTGATGAGCATGCGCGAGGTGTCGGTGTTGACGAGCCCCGTCGTGATCGTGAGGTTCTGGATCCACGCGGTCTCGAGGGGGAAGCTCACCGGCTTGCCGTGCACGCCCACGTTCGCGACGTGCCCGCCCGGGCGCACGATCGCGAGGCACATGTCCCAGGTCGCGGGAACGCCGACCGCTTCGATGGCGACGTCGACGCCGAGACCGTCGGTCAGCGCGAGCACCTGATCCTTCCAGTCGGCGTCGGAGGAGAGCACCCCGTCGCTGGCGCCGAAGCGCTTCGCCTGCTCGACGCGGTTGGCGTCGATGTCGACGGCGATGACGCGGCTCGGTCCGTAGAGCGCGGCGGTGGTCATCGCGGCGAGGCCCACGGGGCCTGCGCCGATGACCGCCACGACGTCGCCCGGTTCGACCGCGCCGTAGCGCACGCCGATCTCGTGCCCGGTCGGCAGGATGTCGCTGATCATCGCGGCGTCCTCCGCGGTGACGCCCTCGGGCACGCGGTGCAGCGAGGTTCCGGCGAAGGGCACGCGCACGTACTCGGCCTGCGTGCCGTCGATGAGGTGGCCGAGGATCCAGCCGATGCCCGAGGAACCCTCGTCGGCGAGGCAGTGCGAGTACATGCCGTCGAGGCAGTAGCCGCACGTCCCGCAGGCCGAGATGCAGGAGATGATCACCTGGTCGCCGACGGCGATGCCGGCGACGGCGGCGCCGATCTCCGTCACGATCCCGACGCCCTCGTGCCCGAGGATGCGGCCCGCCTCCACCGTGGGCACGTCGCCCTTCAGGATGTGCAGGTCGGTGCCGCAGATCGTCGTCGTCTCGATCCTCACGATCGCATCGGTCGGCGCCAGGATGCTCGGATCGGGCACCTCCCGCCACGAGATCGATGACGGCCCGTCGTAGACCAGCGCTTTCATGGTGCCTCCTCGTCGTCGGCGGAGTGCCCGCGGGCCTCATCGTCGCGGTCGCCGAGCGCGGCCGCCAGGGACTTTCGGCCCGAAGGGTGCGGTCTCCGAGACCCTCGGTGGAGCATCCGCCCACGCGGGACCTTCGTCACTGGCCGCTCCTCCGGCCGGCGACGACGATCGAGCGGTGCGGCCACCTCGGTCGCCGTCGCAGGGAGGTGCGTCATGATCCGCCGTCGTCCCATCCGATATCTGCTGCTCGGGCTCACGGGGGGTGTCGCCGCCACGTCCGTCGCGGGCGGCATCGCTCTCATCACCGGCGCGATCTGGCCGGGCGCCCTGTCGGGCATCAGCCCCCCGCTGGAGTACCTGGAGGGTTCGCCCTTCGACTCCTACCTGCTGCCCGGGATCGCGCTCGCGCTGATCGTGGGCGGGCTGCACGGGGTCGCCTTCACCGCGGTGCTGCAGCGCATGAACCGGGCGAATCTCGCCGTGACGATCGCCGCGTACGCGATCGTGATCTGGATCATCGTGCAGATGACGATCATCCCGTTCAGCATCCTGCAGACCGTCTACCTGGCCGTCGGCCTGGCCGAGATCGGCCTCGTGCTGATCGTCCTCGGCGTGTTCAGCGACGATCGGGAGCCCCCGCGCCACCGGCCGCCGGACGAGGCGCGACTCGCGATGCGCCATCGCATCGGGGTCGGCTGATGAACGCCGACGAGGCGGTGACGGCGGCGTCCGCGGGCTCCGCACCCCGATCCGAGGGGTGGGATGCCCGGCGCGCGCTCGTCGTCTACGAGAGCCTCTGGGGCAACACCGAGAGGGTCGCCCGGGCGATCGCCCGCGAACTCGAGCTGCGCATGACGGTGGTGATCGAGAACGCGGAGACCGCTCCGACGGTGCTGGACGGCTTCGACCTCGTGATCGCCGGAGGGCCCACCCACGCGTTCTCGATGAGCCGTGCATCCACCCGGCAGGCGGCGGTGCTCAACAACGCCGCGCCGCGCGTGGTCGACCGCGGCCTGCGGGAGTGGCTCGACCGCGTGCTCCCCGTTCCCCGCCCGATCGCGGCCGCCGCCTTCGACACGCGCGTCGACTCGCCTCGACTGCCGGGATCCGCGGCCAAGGCGGCTCGGCACGAGCTGCGATCGCGCGGCTTCGACGTGCGGGCCAAGGCCCGCACCTTCCGCGTGCACGGCTACGAGGGCCCGCTCCTCGACGGGGAGCTCGACGGTGCGGCGGAGTGGGTGCGCGAGCTGCTGCGGGAGATTCCTCCGCCCGCTCCGGCGGCCTCGCACGAGCACCGCGCCGACCGGTGAACCGCGTGCGGCCGGCATCGATGCGCGCCCGCCGTCACGGGCTCGGCGACGCGGGACCCCGCGACGATGCCCCCGCCGGCCGAGGCCGGCGGGGGCATCGCATCCGCTGATCAGTTCAGCGTGAACTCGACCGTGGTGGCGTTGCCGGCCACGTCGTAGGCGACGAGCGCGTTGGCGCCCACGACGGCGCCGAAGACGCCGGGCTCGATGAAGTTGACGTCGGACCACTTGTTGTCGGTCAGGTCCTTCTCCACGCCGTTCAGCACGACGCGGTCGATCGAACCGGCGTCGTAGAGCTTGACGCTCACGAGGTCGTAGGTCGATCCGGTTGCTTGGGTGAAGCGCGCCTCGGGCTTGACGGTCACCGTCGGGGCGGTGGCGTCGATCGTGACGGGGACGGTGCGGGTCTGCGAGACGTTGCCGGCGGCATCCTGCGCGTTGTACCGGATGAGGTACGTGCCATCGGGCAGCGAGACCGTCGCCGTGTGCGTGCCGCTGGCGCCGCTGACGGCCGTCTGCGTGCTCTTCACGAGGGTCGAGCCCTGGTAGATGTTCGCCACGATGCGGCGCAGGGCCGTGTCATCAGTGGCGTCGACCTGCAGCGAGAGCGTCGAGAAGGGGCCCTTCGTGGTCGGGGTGACGAGGGTCGCCTCCGGCCTCGCGACGTCGGGGGCGGGCTCCAGGGTGATGGTGAAGGCCGGGTTCCAGAAGAAGTTCAGCACCTCGCTCGAGGAGTAGGAGTAGACGCCGTCGCGCTCGGTGACGGTGAAGGCGTTCACATCGCCCGCGGTGACCGAGGCGATGCGGGTGCCGGCAGGCGGGGTGAGGCGCACGCTGAGCTCGCCCGGCAGGTGGCGGATGTAGCCGCCGGCCTGGAACGCCTCGTAGGTGCCGGGCTGGAAGGAGTACTCGGTGGCCGGGTACCAGTCCTCGCCCGAGCCGAGCTCGAGGGCGACCCCGGAGACGGGGGCGCCCTCGGTGTCGACGACGTTCGCGACGCTGCGGAGGGCCGACATGCCGATCAGGCGCTCCTCGCCGTCCTCGTCGATCACGAGCTCGAGCACGCCCTGCTGGCCGAAGTACTCGGCGGAGGCGAGGCGGGTGATGTCGGCCGCGGAGGCGGCGCCCGTGGCGTCGAAGAGAACCTCGCCGGCGGGGCCGTTCGGGTAGCCCAGGTAGAGCGTCGCCGGTCCGGCCGGGATGTCGGCGAAGCGGTAGAGGCCGTCGTCGTCGGCGCTGCGGTAGTGCCGGGTGCCCTCGACATCGATCAGCTGCGCGGCGAGGGAGGTGTTGAGGGAGTCGATGTCGCCGTTCGGGGCGGTCTTGCTCGGGTCGAACAGGCCGTCGGCGTAGCGGTCGTCGAAGCGGGTGACGGTGAGGTCGCCGGTGGCGGCGTCGGGGGCGGGCTGCGCGGTCGCGGGCAGCGGTGCCGCGACCAGGAGGGCGGCGAGACCGACGGCGGCGCCGATCGTGGGGGTGAATCGCATCGGGGTGCTTCCTTACGGGGGATGAGAGGGAGGAGGGGGTGGGCCGGAGGCCCGACCCGGCACGACGCTAAGCGCCGGGAGGGCGCTCTTCGAGGGATGTTCGGGGATGTTCACCGAGCGGTCGCGGAGTCGTCACCGCCGCCCGACGGCCGGGCGCGTCGCCGCGGGCGCACCGCCGTCTGTTCCGGGTGCAGGACCTTCGTCACTGCCCATCGCCCTCCGATGGGGGCATCATCGCGCGGCGCGGCCATCCCGGCCGGCACGGAGGGTCGTCATGTCTCGCCATCGAGTCGCCCGGTTCCTGCTGCTCGTCATCACCGGATCGGTCGCCGTCACCGCTGTCATCGGCGGCATCGCTCTCGCCGCCGGATCCCTCCGGCCCGCGGGACGATCGGTGGTCGTGCCCTCGCTGGAGCACCTGGAGGGTTCCCCCTTCGACTCGTACCTGCTGCCGGGGGTGCTGCTCGCGGGCATCGTGGGCGGTCTGCACGTGCTCGCCGTGACCGCGGTTCTCGCAGGGATGCGCCGGGCATCCCTCGCCGCCGCGATCGCGGGGTACGCGCTCGTGATCTGGATCGTGGTGCAGATGACGATCGTGCCGTCCGGACCGCTGCAGGTGATCTACGCCGCCGCAGGCCTCGCGGAGATTGGGCTCGCGCTGCTCGTGCTGGGCGTGGTCGGCCCCGAGGGCGGACCGCGTCGCCGCGGCGAGCCGGGTCGGGCGGCACTTCTGCGGCCTGCGCGCTGACCCGTTCGAGGAGCGGGCGCCGGCGGTCGGGGGGTCGCCGGCGCCCGTCGTCGTCGTCAGATGCTGACGGCGAGCCTGTTGTCGACCGCGGTCACGTGCGGCGACGCCCATGCGGCCTGGGCGGCCTGCCGCCGCGCCGCCCACGATCGGACGGACCCGGTGAGCGTCACGGTCGTCCCCGTGACGGCGACGTGGATGCTGTCGGAATCCAGCAGGGCGTTGCGGGCGATGGCACGGGCGATCCGCTCACGGGCATCCGGTGCGGAGGGACGGGCGGTGAGGGTGACGCGGTTGTCGACGGAGAGCACGCCGGGGAGCACCTGCACGGCTCGACGGGCTGCTGCGCGCTGGTAGTCCCACTCGGCCTCGCCGATGAGGACCACGGCATGACCGTGCACCTCGGCTCTGATCGAGTCGGGCACGTTGACGGAGGTGCTGAGAGCTCGAGCGACCTCCTTCGCGACATCCGTCTCCGACACCGAACCTTGGGGGGAGGGGTGCACCGTGATGTCGTCGATGACGGTTCGAACCCCGCGGACCCGCTCCGTCGCGCGCAGAGCGGCGACCCGCTCGGAGAAGGTGCGCACCTCGCCGGAGAGCCGCACGGTGCCGTCGTCGACCGCCACGCCGATCGCGTCGGCATCGACGTCGGGAGTCCAGCGCAGCTCCTCCTGGACGAGGCCCTGGAGGTCGTGGTCGGTGCGGACTCGGGTCGTGGTGACCATGGGCGGATCCCTTCCTCGTGCCGTGTGCATCGCGCGACTGCGCGCCTCCATGCTCGCCGCGCGATCGGGGCCGCCGCAGGGGCGAAGGTCCTGCGGGAGGGGGCGTCGCCGTCGGCGTCGGCCGGTGCGGCGCCTCGGGGGACCTTCGGCCTGGAGCGCGGGCGCGGAGGCGACCGACGATGGTCACCCCGCCTTCCGACGGCGGCTCGACAGGGAAGGGCATCATGAGCACCCGTACTCTCATCCGCACCGGCACCCGCACCGCGGCGACCCCCGCGTCGATCCGCGTCGTCATCGGACCGGCGGACATCGAGCTGCCCCCCACCGAGCCGATCGACCTCACCGCGCTCGCGGAGTCGATCGCGCGGACCTGAGCCCATCGACCCCCGAGGAGTCGTCGGCTAGCGCTCGACGAGCGGGAGAGGCGCGGCGGCGCTCTCGTGCGATCGACGGCGAGCTCCGGCATCCGCCGCGCTGTGGACCACTAGGACGGGGCAGCGCGCGTGCTGCGCGACCGCCGTGCTGACCGAGCCGAGCAGCAGGCCGGCGACACCGCCGTGCCCGCGACTGCCGACGACGATCATGGTCGCGGAGTCGCTCCGCCGGATGAGCTCCGGTGCGGCGGGGCCGGCCACGACGGCGCGGTGGAGATCGGAGGGCGGAGACCCCGCGAAGACCGTCTCGACGGCCTCGTCGAGGATGGCGGACGCATCCGCCTCGGGCGACCAGCCGGCGAGGGGCATCATCCCCGCGACGGCCACCGGGTACTGCCACGCGGTGATCGCGAGGAGCGACGCGTCGAACGCCCGGGCGATCGTCGCACCGGTGCGCAGCGCTTCGAGCGAGGCGGGCGACCCGTCGACGCCGATGACGACGGCGCCCGTCGCGGATGGTGCGTCGGATCGCATGGGGGATCTCCTTCTCATTCCGAACCGGCCGTCATCGGCGCGCCCGGCTGGTGATCGTGCAGACGATGCTCGGCCCCGTACACCGCGGCCTGCGTGCGACGCTCCATGCCGAGCTTCGCGAACAGGGCGCTGACGTAGTTCTTGACGGTCTTCTCCGCGAGACCGAGCCGGGCGCCGATCTCGCGATTGGTGAGCCCGTCGGTGATGAGGCGCAGCACCTGCTGCTCGCGAAGACCCAGGGCAGGCTCGGCGGCCGCGTCGTGCGCGGAGGGCGCCGGGTCGAGAGCCTGCACGGCGCGGCGGACGAGCTCGGGTGATTGCACCCGACGGTGCGAGGCCGCCGTGCGGATGGCGGTCACCAGCGATCGTCCGCGGATGTTCTTCAGGACGTAGCCGCTCGCCCCCGCCAGGATCGCGGAGCGCAGCGCGACGTCGTCGTCGTACGCGGTGAGGATGAGGCACTCGGTCGAGGGCATCGTCGAACGGATCTCCCGGCAGAGGTCGACGCCGCTGCCGTCCGGCAGGCGGACGTCGAGCACGGCGACGTCCGGATGGGTCGCGTCGATGCGGCGCAGCGCCTCCTCGACGGAACCCGCCTCGCCGACGACCGCGAGGTCGGGCTCGGAGTCGACGAGGGCGGCGAGACCCGTGCGCACGATCTCGTGGTCGTCGACGAGGAAGACGCGGATCATGGCGCCCTCCTCGGGCGGATCGGCACGCTCCAGACCGCGATCCTGCCGTCCTCGGTCGACCGCACCGAGCTGCGGCCGCCGTGATGCCGTGCACGCGCGGCGAGCCGGGCGAGGCCGCGGCGAGCAGAGGCGGCCCTCAGCCCTCGTCCGTGGTCGTGCACCTCGAGGGAGACGAGCTCGTCCGAGGCGCTCACGCGAACCCGCACCCTCGTCGCATCGGCATGCCGATCGACGGAGCCCAGCAGGTCGCGAAGAGCGGCGACGAGGTCGTCGGCCAGCGCGGCATCGACGACCAGGTCGAGCGCGCCGTCGAAGGTGATGAGCGGGGGAGCGCGCCACCCGTCGCTCGCGTCGCTCACCACGGCGAGAAGACGGTCGCGCAGTCGGCGCCCCTCGCCCAACCCCGGGTCGCCGAGCGCGAAGACGATCGTGCGGATGTCCGCGATCACCTCGTCGATCACGGCGGCGTGCGCGTCCACGGTCGTGGCCGCGGCACCGGGCGACTCCTCCTGCAGAGCGAGGCCCATGCCGAAGAGCCGTTGGATGACGTCGTCGTGCATGTCGCGCACGATGCGCGAGCGATCCCGCGACGTCGTGAGACGATGCCGGTCGTCGCGCGCGCGGACGAGCTGGAGAGCGACGCTCGCGTGCGCGGCGAACACGGAGGCCATCTCGAGATCCTCGGCCGTGAACCGCGTCGCACCGGGGGAGCGGGACACCGTCAGCACGCCGAGGGCGTCACCGCCCGCGCTGAGGGGGATCGCGATGGTCTGGCCGATATCGTCCCGCGCTCCGGCGATCGGGGGGTGAGGCGGGGACGGCGACTGGACGGGCCTCCGCAGGGCGAGCGCTCGGGCGCTCAGCGTTCCTGCGGAGGGGAAGGCGCGCCCGCGCATCCCGTCGGCACCGTCGCCGACCGCGGCCGCGAGAAGGAGCGTGCCCTCCTCCTGCGGAACGGCGACGGCCACCAGCCGAGCATCCATGATCGCGGCGACGCGGTCGGCGATCAGATCGAGGGCCGAGCCGTCGGCGTCGTCGAGCAGCGCCGACATGACCTCGACCGTCGCCGCCCGCCAGGCTTCGCGGGCGCGGATCGATTCGTGCATCTGCGCACTCGCGACCGCCGCCCCCGCGGTCTCCGCGAGCGCCGTGAGGAGCGCTTCGTCGTCGTCGGTGAAGTAGTCGTCGTGGCTCTCGGCGAGCTGGAGGATCCCCGTCCATCCGGAGCGGAGGGGGATCGGGATGCTGAGGTGCGAGATCGTCGAGGGCTCCTGCGTCGCGAGGGCGGGCATCCTCTCGCAGGAGGGTTCGTCGGGGGCGCCGTCCTCGGGCGATGCGGACGCGACGCGTCCGACCCGGTTCGCGTCGACCCCGATGCGGATATCGCGGTCGACGGTGCCGTCGGGAGCGATGAGGCGGAGCCCTCCGACGCGAGCGTCGACCGCCTGCATCGCCGAGGCGACGGTGCGATTGAGCACGACATCGAGGTCCAGCGACTC from Microcella daejeonensis includes these protein-coding regions:
- a CDS encoding nuclease-related domain-containing protein, producing MLPVDTESNAARARFSAINELLSREAGYSVAKKCLEVQAAAERRDPALRTETSVTLSDDAWSWYVGAIGERVVGEMLRALGPEWMVRHAVPIGSGTKDIDHLVIGPTGVYAINTKHHIGASIWIGDHVLRVNNANTPHIAAARRDADDVTVRLARHADFGVHVVPVLALVGQSTITDGRKGPRSHPAVVDSRRLVDWMLRQPASHSSTELELIRLAAEEPSTWHSDPTAAQTSRVMQRFDRLVGEVGAAPKPRRRIPEQRPGVGREESTVRTSSRPPARSAAPRRPRGPGKREIARRARRNETIMKMVVLAVAAMTAPAWLPGLIASFTSALTGAVLGE
- a CDS encoding nuclease-related domain-containing protein translates to MRLHPDARPWFHRAQGEIELGLVLAMLGPEWTALHAVPLGPHAALAHLLIGPTGVYAVSAQHHRGLDVLVDDEGLVVGSRRLARCTAGVHEAAAAGRRLAAATGAQEPVIPVTVIVGERSFTDARTDDRDQPHVISSRDLLSWLQWRPAAESSTRLQLVRLAAEEPETWHAEPSSGGSAAIMTRFARLGEGVARSEQHLGSFGRTLPTVVDPAGIDAQIDAALAAGLIGAGASAVAAPAVRVRRSVRSHIAEALVVVGFGLLPAAVFAVGLGVFVSHGMVF
- a CDS encoding phosphatase PAP2 family protein; translated protein: MSSEDQGRPGAVRRFHEKFVVEVRTVRGSARRDLFIIAIVLVTVGLLAFLAILDSVRESDGLSVIDVPVQGWLQGMRSPELTVAMTVIAIAFGPIAMPIIVLVTTVWWGFAAKHAWRPLLLAGGMIAGVAVVQTLAPLIGRDRPPISSMLLDVDYTPSFPSGHVMGVCDFLLITTFLVFSRQRNPLSVVGAFLITGILVIATASCRIYLGYHWPTDVLASMSLSLIVVGGVIAFDTWRTVRVVE
- a CDS encoding zinc-dependent alcohol dehydrogenase family protein, with product MKALVYDGPSSISWREVPDPSILAPTDAIVRIETTTICGTDLHILKGDVPTVEAGRILGHEGVGIVTEIGAAVAGIAVGDQVIISCISACGTCGYCLDGMYSHCLADEGSSGIGWILGHLIDGTQAEYVRVPFAGTSLHRVPEGVTAEDAAMISDILPTGHEIGVRYGAVEPGDVVAVIGAGPVGLAAMTTAALYGPSRVIAVDIDANRVEQAKRFGASDGVLSSDADWKDQVLALTDGLGVDVAIEAVGVPATWDMCLAIVRPGGHVANVGVHGKPVSFPLETAWIQNLTITTGLVNTDTSRMLIKLLAQGRLAVNGFISHHFALDDILSAYDTFGRAAETKALKVILTA
- a CDS encoding flavodoxin family protein: MNADEAVTAASAGSAPRSEGWDARRALVVYESLWGNTERVARAIARELELRMTVVIENAETAPTVLDGFDLVIAGGPTHAFSMSRASTRQAAVLNNAAPRVVDRGLREWLDRVLPVPRPIAAAAFDTRVDSPRLPGSAAKAARHELRSRGFDVRAKARTFRVHGYEGPLLDGELDGAAEWVRELLREIPPPAPAASHEHRADR
- a CDS encoding Ig-like domain-containing protein, with product MRFTPTIGAAVGLAALLVAAPLPATAQPAPDAATGDLTVTRFDDRYADGLFDPSKTAPNGDIDSLNTSLAAQLIDVEGTRHYRSADDDGLYRFADIPAGPATLYLGYPNGPAGEVLFDATGAASAADITRLASAEYFGQQGVLELVIDEDGEERLIGMSALRSVANVVDTEGAPVSGVALELGSGEDWYPATEYSFQPGTYEAFQAGGYIRHLPGELSVRLTPPAGTRIASVTAGDVNAFTVTERDGVYSYSSSEVLNFFWNPAFTITLEPAPDVARPEATLVTPTTKGPFSTLSLQVDATDDTALRRIVANIYQGSTLVKSTQTAVSGASGTHTATVSLPDGTYLIRYNAQDAAGNVSQTRTVPVTIDATAPTVTVKPEARFTQATGSTYDLVSVKLYDAGSIDRVVLNGVEKDLTDNKWSDVNFIEPGVFGAVVGANALVAYDVAGNATTVEFTLN
- a CDS encoding BON domain-containing protein, which encodes MVTTTRVRTDHDLQGLVQEELRWTPDVDADAIGVAVDDGTVRLSGEVRTFSERVAALRATERVRGVRTVIDDITVHPSPQGSVSETDVAKEVARALSTSVNVPDSIRAEVHGHAVVLIGEAEWDYQRAAARRAVQVLPGVLSVDNRVTLTARPSAPDARERIARAIARNALLDSDSIHVAVTGTTVTLTGSVRSWAARRQAAQAAWASPHVTAVDNRLAVSI
- a CDS encoding universal stress protein, with amino-acid sequence MRSDAPSATGAVVIGVDGSPASLEALRTGATIARAFDASLLAITAWQYPVAVAGMMPLAGWSPEADASAILDEAVETVFAGSPPSDLHRAVVAGPAAPELIRRSDSATMIVVGSRGHGGVAGLLLGSVSTAVAQHARCPVLVVHSAADAGARRRSHESAAAPLPLVER
- a CDS encoding response regulator, with translation MIRVFLVDDHEIVRTGLAALVDSEPDLAVVGEAGSVEEALRRIDATHPDVAVLDVRLPDGSGVDLCREIRSTMPSTECLILTAYDDDVALRSAILAGASGYVLKNIRGRSLVTAIRTAASHRRVQSPELVRRAVQALDPAPSAHDAAAEPALGLREQQVLRLITDGLTNREIGARLGLAEKTVKNYVSALFAKLGMERRTQAAVYGAEHRLHDHQPGAPMTAGSE
- a CDS encoding GAF domain-containing sensor histidine kinase, with translation MVPSVRTDRVAGGPDVAVPTPAERRLRGLVTAAASIMESLDLDVVLNRTVASAMQAVDARVGGLRLIAPDGTVDRDIRIGVDANRVGRVASASPEDGAPDEPSCERMPALATQEPSTISHLSIPIPLRSGWTGILQLAESHDDYFTDDDEALLTALAETAGAAVASAQMHESIRAREAWRAATVEVMSALLDDADGSALDLIADRVAAIMDARLVAVAVPQEEGTLLLAAAVGDGADGMRGRAFPSAGTLSARALALRRPVQSPSPPHPPIAGARDDIGQTIAIPLSAGGDALGVLTVSRSPGATRFTAEDLEMASVFAAHASVALQLVRARDDRHRLTTSRDRSRIVRDMHDDVIQRLFGMGLALQEESPGAAATTVDAHAAVIDEVIADIRTIVFALGDPGLGEGRRLRDRLLAVVSDASDGWRAPPLITFDGALDLVVDAALADDLVAALRDLLGSVDRHADATRVRVRVSASDELVSLEVHDHGRGLRAASARRGLARLAARARHHGGRSSVRSTEDGRIAVWSVPIRPRRAP